In one window of Archocentrus centrarchus isolate MPI-CPG fArcCen1 chromosome 11, fArcCen1, whole genome shotgun sequence DNA:
- the LOC115788405 gene encoding cholecystokinin-like: MTAGLCVCVVLAVLCVSCLGLPFSSQPLDEGQRPISALSEALLEADTHTLGDLHLRHSRSAPQLKALPLAEEDADSRANLSELLARLISSRKGSVRRNSTANSKGVGTSANHRIADRDYLGWMDFGRRSAEEYEYSS; this comes from the exons ATGACTgctgggctgtgtgtgtgtgtcgtgcTGGCAGTCCTGTGTGTGAGCTGTTTGGGACTCCCCTTCTCCTCCCAGCCGTTAGACGAGGGCCAGCGCCCCATCTCTGCACTCTCTGAAG CTCTCCTTGAGGCTGACACCCACACCTTGGGAGATCTCCACCTCCGACACAGCCGCTCTGCCCCTCAGCTGAAAGCTCTTCCTCTGGCTGAGGAGGATGCAGACTCCCGGGCCAACCTCAGCGAGCTGCTTGCTAGACTTATCTCCTCCAGGAAAG GTTCTGTGCGCAGAAACTCCACAGCAAACAGCAAAGGTGTCGGAACGAGTGCCAACCACCGGATAGCAGATAGGGACTACTTGGGCTGGATGGATTTCGGCCGCCGCAGTGCAGAGGAGTACGAGTACTCCTCATAA